A window of the Prunus dulcis unplaced genomic scaffold, ALMONDv2, whole genome shotgun sequence genome harbors these coding sequences:
- the LOC117613730 gene encoding cysteine proteinase inhibitor B, producing the protein MIKVPILALLICLLFALSNGYGGTKVGGRQQIEDVKTNKEVQKLGRFSVAEYNRTQRKSYQSNGGGELQFLEVVEAQSQVVSGIKYYLKVSAVRNGAHMLFDSEVVVKPWLHSKQLLNFAPHGPN; encoded by the coding sequence ATGATTAAAGTTCCGATTTTGGCCCTTCTGATCTGCCTCCTGTTCGCTTTGTCAAATGGGTATGGAGGAACCAAGGTCGGTGGCAGGCAGCAGATCGAAGACGTGAAGACGAACAAGGAGGTTCAGAAGTTGGGGAGGTTTTCGGTGGCGGAGTACAACCGGACGCAGCGGAAGAGCTACCAGAGCAACGGCGGCGGAGAGCTTCAGTTcttggaggtggtggaggCGCAGAGCCAGGTGGTTTCTGGGATCAAATACTATCTCAAGGTCTCCGCCGTCAGGAATGGGGCTCACATGCTGTTTGATTCGGAAGTGGTCGTGAAGCCATGGCTTCATTCCAAGCAATTGCTCAACTTTGCCCCTCATGGtcctaattaa